Proteins co-encoded in one Rhopalosiphum maidis isolate BTI-1 chromosome 2, ASM367621v3, whole genome shotgun sequence genomic window:
- the LOC113553356 gene encoding peptidyl-prolyl cis-trans isomerase-like 3 has protein sequence MSVTLHTDVGDIKIEVFCEECPKTAENFLALCASDYYNGCSFHRNIKGFIVQTGDPTHTGKGGSSIWGRKFEDEFKENLKHKERGTISMANNGPNTNGSQFFITYAAQPNLDLKYTVFGRVIDGFEAIDELEKLPVNSKNFKPLTDVKIQYISIHANPLAS, from the exons ATG tcTGTAACCTTACATACAGATGTCggtgatataaaaattgaagtattCTGTGAAGAATGTCCAAAAACCGCAGag AACTTCTTAGCATTATGCGCCAGTGACTATTATAATGGGTGTTCGTTTCACCGCAACATCAAAGGATTCATTGTTCAAACTGGTGATCCAACTCATACGGGTAAAGGGGGTTCATCAATTTGGGGTCGAAAGTTTGAAGATGAATTCAAAGAAAATttgaaa cATAAAGAACGAGGAACTATATCAATGGCTAATAATGGGCCTAACACGAATGGTAGCCAGTTTTTCATTACATATGCAGCTCAACCAAATctggatttaaaatatacagtttttggaag ggtAATCGATGGATTTGAAGCTATAGATGAACTAGAAAAATTACCGgtgaattcaaaaaattttaaaccttTGACTGAtgtgaaaatacaatatatttccaTTCATGCGAATCCTCTGGcatcataa
- the LOC113553074 gene encoding NCK-interacting protein with SH3 domain, whose product MNDTSESNYEMLQALYDYKDTSSERTLDFKTNDEFFIYRDVADKKSWCLVINHTGDLGYVPYNYVKTIYVKDTHVLKFLDKCLSTVQQKLDLSDSCSDKYKLYESLLRRQKKLKQKSSYNTLDTPIQCKTFDKGNQSEPYDQILNNTKNSTSVSNNSKEITIPDIYEVVQQVRNHTGLSYNFSQLAVSVVIQYLSNLVDESAKSSLNSIREIIDTFPPTSATLPVECLENTKDGKCMQQLLEYLTAVKEDSQQRSWQIFDDHVQIEDCLIELTSILKNADPMVINHVLKIDQYTSINNLLEYYQMELRWVIQKHLLNIFSELCKLNFVVVEIIINSILPMELARDMQNNKDDLNKQFILAEFLTLILSVGETLPISCFEYMNVDFVTKILNDIEDDEQKSSSDEKKTECMINLLLSYNLQFPKIESNITLKGLAQRNNAKVLTENLLILLNTEKDPVQVLKLKKKPKNSVEKMLNDILADSKTAKLFYVNDIEVLVDIIIRQLLNIPSEEMARTSYLELCKNVIFNTEYLDRRHKLLDLNNCLQEILVDDSSCTKDQDVCIIKEIYLKCPEFFK is encoded by the exons ATGAACGATACATCAGAAAGCA ATTATGAAATGCTTCAAGCATTATACGATTACAAAGATACTTCATCAGAAAGAACACTGGACTTTAAAACCAATGatgaatttttcatttatcgaGATGTCGCTGATAAAAAGAGTTGGTGTTTAGTTATCAACCATACTGGTGATTTAGGATATGTACCATACAATTACGTCAAAACCATTtat GTAAAGGATACTcatgtattaaaattcttagATAAATGTTTGTCAACAGTTCAACAAAAACTTGATTTAAGTGATAGTTGTTCcgataaatataagttatatgaaTCATTATTGAGACGACaaaagaaattgaaacaaaaatctTCTTATAATACACTGGATACACCAATACAATGTAAAACTTTTGAtaag GGTAATCAATCTGAACCATATgaccaaatattaaataatactaaaaatagtacaagtgtttcaaataattcaaagGAGATAACTATTCCAGATATTTATGAAGTAGTGCAGCAA gTAAGAAATCATACAGGATTGTCTTACAATTTTTCTCAACTAGCTGTCTCTGTTGTGATTCAATATTTGTCTAATCTAGTTGATGAATCAGCCAAATCTAGTCTCAATAGTATACGCGAAATTATCGATACTTTTCCACCTACAAGTGCAACATTGCCAGTAGAATGTTTAGAAAATACTAAAGATGGAAAATGCATGCAACAGTTATTGGAATACTTAACAGCAGTTAAAGAAGATTCGCAACAACGCTCATGGCAAATATTTGATGATCATGTTCAAATTGAAGACTGTTTAATAGAGCTCACGAGTATCTTg AAAAATGCAGATCCAATGGTcataaatcatgttttaaaaattgatcaatatacatcaattaataatttattagaatattatcaaatgGAATTACGATGGgtgattcaaaaacatttgctTAACATATTTTCAGAACTATGTAAGCTCAATTTTGTTGtggttgaaattataattaattccatACTGCCGATGGAATTGGcaag agatatgcaaaataacaaagatgatttaaataaacaattcattCTTGCTGAATTTCTAACACTCATTTTATCAGTTGGAGAGACTTTACCTATTTCTTGTTtcg aatATATGAATGTGGattttgtaacaaaaatactaaatgaTATAGAAGACGATGAACAGAAATCTTCCAGTGATGAAAAAAAGACTGAAtgcatgataaatttattgttgtctTATAATCTTCAATTTCCAAAAATTGAatcaaatataactttaaaaggACTGGCCCAGAGAAACAATGCTAAAGTACTTACTGAAAATTTGTTGATTTTGCTTAATACTgaaa agGATCCAgtacaagttttaaaattgaaaaaaaagccAAAAAATTCAgttgaaaaaatgttgaatgacATTCTTGCTGACTCAAAAACTGCTAAACTGTTTTATGTTAATGATATAGAAGTTttagttgatattattatacgtcaattattgaatattccaTCTGAAGAAATG GCTCGTACTTCATACTTGGAACTTTGtaaaaacgtaatttttaatacagaatATTTAGACCGAagacataaattattagatcTAAATAATTGCCTTCAAGAAATTCTTGTAGATGATAGTTCATGCACAAAGGACCAagatgtttgtattattaaggaaatttatttaaaatgtccagaattttttaaataa
- the LOC113551251 gene encoding mitogen-activated protein kinase 1, giving the protein MSSDNAVGGGQSNPEMVRGQIFDVGPRYTNLSYIGEGAYGMVVSAFDNETNCKVAIKKISPFEHQTYCQRTLREIKILTRFKHENIIDIRNILRAETIEQMKDVYIVQCLMETDLYKLLKTQRLSNDHICYFLYQILRGLKYIHSANVLHRDLKPSNLLLNTTCDLKICDFGLARVADPDHDHTGFLTEYVATRWYRAPEIMLNSKGYTKSIDMWSVGCILAEMLSNRPIFPGKHYLDQLNHILGILGSPTAVDLLCIINDKARSYLQSLPFKPKIAFSKLYPTADPKALDLLDKMLTFNPHNRITVEEALAHPYLEQYYDPADEPVAEEPFRFATELDDLPRETLKQMIFAETVNFKQNV; this is encoded by the exons ATGTCATCCGACAATGCTGTCGGCGGTGGCCAGTCAAACCCGGAGATGGTCAGGGGACAAATATTTGACGTCGGTCCGAGGTACACAAATCTGTCGTACATCGGCGAGGGAGCTTACGGAATGGTCGT GTCGGCTTTTGACAATGAAACAAATTGTAAAGtagccataaaaaaaatctcaccATTTGAACATCAAACATATTGTCAACGAACATTgcgagaaattaaaatattaactcgaTTTAAACACGAAaat ataattgatATAAGAAATATCTTACGAGCGGAAACTATTGAACAAATGAAAGACGTATACATTGTTCAATGCTTGATGGAGACTGATTTGTATAAGCTTTTAAAAACTCag AGACTGAGCAATGatcatatttgttattttctttatcAAATTCTTCGAGggcttaaatatatacattcagCAAATGTCCTCCACCGTGATCTCAAACCTAGCAATCTGCTTCTCAACACAACGTGTGATCTCAAA atatgtgATTTTGGTCTTGCAAGAGTTGCAGATCCTGATCATGATCACACTGGATTTCTTACAGAATATGTAGCCACAAGGTGGTATCGTGCTCCTGAAATTATGTTgaattcaaaa ggtTATACAAAATCAATTGATATGTGGTCAGTTGGTTGTATTTTAGCTGAAATGCTTTCCAACAGACCAATATTTCCTGGTAAACATTACTTAGACCAGTTAAATCATATATTGGGAATACTTGGTTCACCAACTGCAGTAGATTtgttgtgtattattaatgataaa gctCGGAGTTACTTACAATCATTGCCCTTCAAACCAAAAATAGCATTTTCAAAACTCTACCCAACAGCTGATCCAAAAGCTTTGGACTTACTTGATAAAATGCTGACATTCAACCCTCATAATAGAATCACAGTTGAAGAGGCTCTGGCACATCCGTATCTTGAACAGTATTATGACCCTGCTGATGag CCTGTTGCAGAAGAACCATTTAGATTTGCTACAGAGTTAGATGATCTACCCAGAGaaactttaaaacaaatgATCTTTGCGGAAACAGtgaatttcaaacaaaatgtttag